In Colwellia sp. M166, a genomic segment contains:
- the putA gene encoding bifunctional proline dehydrogenase/L-glutamate gamma-semialdehyde dehydrogenase PutA has translation MLFNGSFITDCPIRQKIREFYRIDENVAVDHILPLAEVNVSARSRAWERARKMVLKIRQDQSGKGAIDALLNEYSLSSEEGVVLMCLAEALLRVPDKHTQDALIRDKISQGQWSSHLGSSDSLFVNASSWGLLITGSMVNYADKRKQDSFGLLKKTIGRLGEPVIRKSMNYAMKIMGKQFVMGETITAATERAATKEQQGYVYSYDMLGEGARTMADAERYLKAYQDAIEVIGEVAVASGKNDPRKVPGISVKLSAIHPRYEFSHKTRVMAEIVPKLKALCLQAKSYNIGLTVDAEESERLDISLDIIEAVFSDNELGDWDGFGIALQAYQKRAIFVVDWLRELTVRVDRKMMVRLVKGAYWDTEIKNAQKDGHAHFPVFTRKSSTDVSYHACANKLLEYRDTIYPQFATHNAYTAATIVELAGDDKEGFEFQCLHGMGDSLYDQIVAGEKIQCRIYAPVGQHEDLLAYLVRRLLENGANSSFVNAIVDESQPVESLLGDPVEKTQRLKDKYNHQIIKPIALYHDAKGLGRDNSKGLDLTDINVITPLKASLDNWFVDNLLNKNDVPSDAVAVKNPANHSEIIGFHQHHNKADMLAMIDVAETAFASWSATPVVERAALLCRVADILERHTDELIALCIKEAGKIAQDGIDEVREAVDFCRYYAEKAVEIAADERLEARGVILCISPWNFPLAIFLGQVAAAIATGNTVLAKPAEQTSLIALRTIDLMKSVGLPEGVVQAVIARGSEVGSVIIPDERIQTVMFTGSTQTGTVISQTLADRGGDQVPLIAETGGQNCMIVDSTALPEQVVDDVISSGFQSAGQRCSALRVLFLQEDIADDVITMLKGALAELYVGNPAKLSTDIGPVIDQKALDALNAHSDYMKDKGQLLYQCPIADEVADNEHFFFAPRLYEISDISVLKQEVFGPCVHVVRFKGNEIEAVIDKINGTGFGLTMGIHTRIEHRAFDLAKLSRAGNVYINRNMIGAIVGVQPFGGRGLSGTGPKAGGPNYLSRLVIEKATPDAEQFNLLPSQVEALDGDEQSDKEAVLFMDKANAAEKAWRLTELNTRLSCVRQLLAKIAHVGIVDDLADDLNRTLKSARSQLIDIEKRMKKPTFLPGPTGESNVLYLENRGNIICFADSTVSFHFWVLSIVTALATGNTVISVVSDLYYDEAIAFRDKFLSTVADAGVFQVARLRHLSTMLTHPALSGVVVDSNCDRKHYISEKLAERQGAILPVISSEYFDNLIQRLLTEKTVSIDTTASGGNTSLMTLVEED, from the coding sequence ATGCTTTTTAATGGTTCGTTTATCACAGACTGCCCAATTCGTCAGAAAATTCGTGAGTTTTATCGTATTGATGAAAATGTAGCGGTAGATCATATTCTTCCTTTAGCTGAAGTAAACGTTAGTGCCCGAAGTAGAGCTTGGGAAAGAGCACGTAAAATGGTCTTGAAAATTCGTCAAGATCAATCAGGTAAGGGTGCAATAGATGCCCTATTAAATGAATATTCACTATCAAGTGAAGAAGGCGTGGTATTAATGTGTTTGGCTGAAGCCTTACTACGTGTACCTGATAAGCATACGCAAGATGCCTTAATTCGTGACAAAATATCGCAAGGACAATGGAGCAGTCACTTAGGCAGCAGCGATTCTTTATTCGTTAATGCATCGTCTTGGGGCCTACTCATTACCGGCTCTATGGTTAATTATGCCGATAAACGTAAACAAGACAGTTTTGGTTTATTGAAAAAAACCATTGGCCGCTTAGGTGAGCCGGTTATTCGTAAGTCTATGAACTATGCCATGAAAATTATGGGCAAACAGTTTGTTATGGGCGAAACCATCACCGCAGCAACAGAGCGAGCAGCAACGAAAGAACAACAAGGTTACGTTTATTCTTACGACATGCTCGGCGAAGGCGCTCGCACCATGGCCGATGCTGAACGTTATTTAAAAGCTTATCAAGATGCGATAGAAGTTATTGGTGAAGTTGCGGTGGCCTCAGGTAAAAACGACCCGCGTAAAGTACCGGGTATTTCAGTGAAACTTTCCGCTATTCATCCTCGCTATGAGTTTAGCCATAAAACACGGGTGATGGCTGAAATTGTCCCTAAACTTAAAGCACTTTGTTTGCAGGCTAAAAGCTATAATATCGGCTTAACTGTTGACGCTGAAGAATCTGAACGCTTAGACATTTCACTTGATATTATTGAAGCGGTATTTAGTGATAATGAATTAGGCGATTGGGATGGTTTTGGTATTGCCTTACAAGCGTATCAAAAGCGCGCTATTTTCGTGGTTGATTGGCTACGTGAGTTAACCGTACGTGTTGACCGTAAAATGATGGTGCGCTTGGTGAAAGGTGCTTATTGGGATACTGAAATTAAAAATGCTCAAAAAGATGGTCATGCTCATTTCCCGGTTTTCACGCGTAAGTCTTCAACCGATGTTTCTTACCATGCCTGTGCCAACAAATTATTAGAATATCGAGATACTATTTATCCGCAATTCGCTACGCATAATGCTTATACCGCAGCGACTATTGTTGAACTAGCGGGTGATGATAAAGAAGGTTTTGAATTTCAGTGTTTACATGGCATGGGCGATTCTTTATACGACCAAATAGTAGCCGGTGAAAAAATTCAGTGTCGTATCTACGCGCCAGTGGGTCAACATGAAGACCTTTTAGCCTACTTAGTCCGTCGTTTATTAGAAAATGGCGCTAACTCTTCTTTTGTTAATGCTATTGTTGATGAATCTCAACCGGTAGAGTCATTACTTGGCGACCCGGTTGAAAAAACTCAACGCTTAAAAGATAAATACAATCATCAAATTATCAAACCTATTGCTTTATATCATGACGCAAAAGGTCTAGGTCGTGATAATTCGAAAGGTTTAGATTTAACTGACATCAATGTTATTACACCATTAAAGGCGTCATTAGATAATTGGTTTGTTGACAATTTACTCAATAAAAATGATGTGCCATCAGACGCTGTTGCCGTGAAAAACCCAGCAAATCATAGCGAAATTATTGGCTTTCATCAGCACCATAATAAAGCTGACATGTTAGCCATGATTGACGTTGCTGAAACCGCCTTTGCTTCATGGTCAGCCACGCCAGTAGTTGAACGTGCAGCTTTATTGTGTCGTGTTGCTGATATTCTTGAACGTCATACCGACGAGTTGATCGCGTTATGTATTAAAGAAGCCGGTAAAATAGCACAAGACGGTATTGATGAAGTCAGAGAAGCGGTTGACTTTTGTCGTTACTATGCAGAAAAAGCCGTTGAAATTGCCGCCGATGAACGCTTAGAAGCCCGTGGAGTTATTTTATGTATTAGCCCGTGGAACTTCCCGTTAGCGATATTTTTAGGCCAAGTAGCCGCCGCTATTGCCACCGGTAATACGGTATTAGCTAAGCCCGCGGAACAAACCAGTTTAATTGCTTTACGTACCATTGATTTAATGAAGTCAGTCGGTTTACCTGAAGGCGTTGTACAAGCGGTTATCGCCCGTGGTAGCGAAGTGGGTAGCGTGATCATTCCTGATGAACGCATTCAAACCGTGATGTTTACTGGCTCAACACAAACCGGCACCGTTATTTCACAAACCTTAGCTGACCGTGGTGGCGATCAAGTGCCATTAATTGCCGAAACTGGCGGTCAAAACTGCATGATAGTAGATTCAACGGCTTTACCAGAACAAGTCGTTGATGATGTTATTTCTTCAGGTTTTCAATCAGCAGGTCAACGCTGTTCAGCGCTTCGGGTATTATTTTTACAAGAAGATATTGCTGATGACGTGATTACTATGCTCAAAGGTGCATTAGCTGAATTGTACGTTGGTAACCCAGCAAAACTAAGTACTGATATTGGTCCGGTGATTGATCAAAAAGCGCTAGACGCCCTTAATGCCCACAGCGACTACATGAAAGACAAGGGGCAATTGTTGTATCAATGCCCTATTGCTGATGAAGTAGCTGACAATGAGCATTTCTTTTTCGCACCACGCCTATATGAAATTAGCGATATTAGCGTACTTAAGCAGGAAGTATTTGGTCCTTGTGTGCATGTTGTACGCTTTAAAGGTAACGAAATAGAAGCAGTTATTGATAAAATTAATGGCACGGGCTTTGGCTTAACGATGGGCATTCATACCCGTATTGAACACCGTGCTTTTGATTTAGCTAAACTTTCACGTGCCGGTAACGTCTATATTAACCGTAATATGATCGGCGCTATTGTTGGTGTCCAACCTTTTGGTGGTCGCGGCCTTTCAGGTACTGGACCAAAAGCAGGCGGGCCGAATTATTTATCTCGTTTAGTGATAGAAAAAGCGACGCCAGATGCCGAGCAATTTAACTTATTACCTTCACAAGTAGAAGCTTTAGACGGTGATGAGCAGTCAGATAAAGAAGCTGTTTTATTTATGGACAAAGCCAATGCAGCAGAAAAAGCTTGGCGCTTAACAGAGTTAAACACCCGTCTTTCTTGTGTGCGACAATTGTTAGCAAAAATTGCCCACGTTGGTATTGTTGATGATTTAGCCGACGATTTAAACCGCACCTTAAAATCGGCGCGCTCGCAATTAATTGATATCGAAAAACGCATGAAAAAGCCAACATTCTTACCAGGGCCAACGGGTGAGTCAAATGTGCTTTATTTGGAAAATCGCGGCAATATTATCTGTTTTGCTGACTCAACGGTTAGCTTTCATTTCTGGGTACTTTCGATTGTAACGGCATTAGCGACCGGCAATACCGTGATTAGTGTAGTATCTGACTTGTATTATGACGAAGCCATCGCCTTTAGAGATAAATTCCTCTCGACAGTCGCTGATGCCGGTGTTTTCCAAGTTGCTCGCTTACGTCACTTATCAACGATGTTGACGCATCCTGCGTTATCAGGCGTCGTAGTCGACAGTAATTGTGACCGTAAACATTATATCAGTGAAAAATTAGCAGAACGTCAAGGCGCAATATTGCCAGTGATCAGCTCTGAATACTTTGATAATCTGATCCAACGTTTGTTGACAGAAAAAACCGTGAGTATTGACACCACAGCTTCTGGCGGTAACACCTCATTAATGACCTTGGTTGAAGAAGATTAA
- a CDS encoding FHA domain-containing protein: protein MAVLINNQTQQRCLLQSHHSFGRLKSSVNTYVSDAYISKIHAFIEWNEQYWLLRDVSSNGTWLNGNKLSREQVAQLNVGDVITFAGKSNNAFEVFDVSPPCDCLIPVAHNSDAIQLEYLHLLPSQKSQNIVLSYNNQTYSWWQEILDDNLNQPISASELDDQAYLDIDGLTWQLQINRSIAETQLLRPSVTSLDELSFLFQTSLDEESTHVVMQSGEEQIDLLVRSHHYLMLTLARQRAKDMQAGLDDSEQGWVYAEHLAKDLGLDASHLNIQIYRIRKQFVDALNNACESNNIIERNAGKLRLASKSFCIHKGDKMECDTRQVSLLEAEPNDSYNMSQNITSYAGQRAH, encoded by the coding sequence ATGGCCGTTTTAATTAACAATCAAACGCAACAACGTTGCCTACTGCAATCTCATCATAGTTTTGGTCGACTTAAAAGCTCAGTTAATACTTACGTCAGCGATGCATATATCTCTAAAATACATGCTTTTATTGAGTGGAATGAGCAGTACTGGCTACTGCGTGATGTCAGTAGTAATGGTACTTGGCTTAATGGTAATAAATTATCTCGTGAACAAGTTGCCCAGCTTAATGTTGGTGATGTGATCACCTTTGCAGGTAAATCTAATAATGCGTTTGAGGTGTTTGATGTTAGCCCTCCTTGTGATTGCTTGATTCCCGTGGCGCATAACAGCGATGCTATTCAATTAGAGTATTTACATTTATTACCGAGTCAAAAGTCGCAAAATATCGTCCTAAGCTATAACAACCAAACCTACTCTTGGTGGCAAGAAATTCTTGACGATAATTTGAATCAACCAATTTCTGCCAGTGAACTTGATGATCAAGCGTATTTAGATATTGACGGCTTAACATGGCAGCTACAAATTAACCGCAGTATTGCTGAAACACAATTGCTCAGACCTAGTGTAACTTCGCTTGATGAATTAAGTTTTTTATTTCAAACCAGTTTAGATGAAGAAAGCACCCATGTTGTTATGCAAAGTGGTGAAGAGCAGATTGATTTATTAGTACGTAGTCATCACTACCTTATGCTGACGCTTGCTCGTCAACGTGCGAAAGATATGCAAGCAGGTCTTGATGATAGTGAACAAGGTTGGGTATATGCCGAACACCTTGCGAAAGATTTAGGACTAGATGCTAGTCATTTAAATATACAAATTTACCGTATTCGTAAACAGTTCGTTGATGCCCTGAATAACGCTTGTGAGTCAAATAACATTATAGAGCGCAATGCCGGTAAGCTACGTTTAGCCAGTAAGTCTTTTTGTATTCATAAAGGCGATAAAATGGAATGTGATACGCGTCAAGTGAGTTTACTGGAAGCCGAGCCAAACGATAGTTATAACATGAGTCAAAATATCACCAGTTATGCTGGCCAACGAGCTCATTAA
- a CDS encoding serine/threonine-protein kinase, with protein MNPDNDTIIIADTQCSEVTLLSEQEQAAQAQQVNHNSMAHFKIIDILGKGGMGAVYKAKDLALERFVAIKMLRISDAQQALILAEAKTISKLNHPNIVTIYDIARDGDSNFIVMEWVNGRPLNAVIPQQGLALNIVIDYAKQMVAALACAHQQHIVHRDIKPQNIMVDINDQIKILDFGIAALLEPIGSVELEQTPESALKTALTPAKIPLVAAIACDENIELKSSSLAITGSVQYMAPEQIQGQTGDARSDLFSFGIVLYEMLAGVKPFLGFNLAQITDAITQGKYTPLAELIAEREAERKLVDKNIAETGGKPPQLSVPAELIAVVDKLLQTQPAKRYQSANALAQDLATIDQQLRTKKNWWQQQHWLTQSLFILPLVAVLGWSVRSVLFPPSTQELIARQLVEAKKIAFLPFDNISGDPVLQIFSDGIATMLSSDLAEVGYQQGDGSTWVLPTSEIRQLDDPSVSGIYNKYGVDTIVTGSIQHMGSTRSLHLSLVNGADGRQLKSIQLTLDANNLFAAQSDIRQQVMNLLGWQIPAELTARFAAQKPAFDGAYKHYLAGRGYLYRFDHEDNIAKALAAFNAAISLDPNYGDAYVGLAESQLRHFIESNDATQLLPMAATVEQLKKVNGQHNLLSYLQAELSLNQGDYAQAVELFKKSIGLQPRFLKAYAGLSDAYIELNEIKMAEDILLQAFKLMPNNTTVIANVGALHYNNGEYNRAINYFELLAQQVPNNYIAHLNISACHYLLGDTEQAIIAAEKSISIQPNADGFANLGTYYFMLKDFNKAVEAYEQMIALNDSDYINWGNLADAYRFANNSKYIGAFRQAIILSEQAVVLNPNNKNAIASSAYYYANLDNVDKTQFYAKEIDKKDTGADNFLIAAAYVRLNMKKAAIKHIKSAMNKNYSLAEVANSPLFDDLKEDPEYLKMLIIN; from the coding sequence GTGAATCCAGATAACGACACCATCATCATTGCAGATACTCAATGCAGCGAAGTGACCTTGCTTTCTGAGCAGGAACAAGCGGCTCAAGCACAGCAAGTTAATCATAACAGTATGGCGCACTTTAAAATTATCGATATTTTAGGTAAGGGCGGCATGGGCGCGGTTTATAAAGCTAAAGATCTGGCTTTAGAACGCTTTGTTGCGATTAAAATGCTGCGTATCAGCGATGCTCAACAGGCATTAATACTGGCAGAAGCGAAAACCATTTCTAAACTTAATCACCCTAATATAGTGACCATTTATGATATTGCTCGTGACGGCGATAGCAACTTTATTGTCATGGAATGGGTTAATGGTCGGCCATTAAATGCTGTTATTCCGCAACAAGGTTTGGCGCTAAATATCGTTATCGATTATGCCAAGCAGATGGTGGCGGCACTTGCTTGTGCCCATCAGCAACACATTGTTCACCGCGATATTAAACCGCAAAATATTATGGTCGATATAAATGACCAGATTAAAATACTCGATTTTGGCATTGCTGCCTTGTTAGAGCCCATTGGCAGTGTCGAGCTAGAGCAAACGCCAGAGTCAGCACTAAAAACCGCGTTAACACCAGCGAAAATACCGTTAGTAGCGGCTATTGCTTGCGATGAAAATATCGAGCTAAAATCGTCATCATTAGCAATAACAGGCTCTGTACAGTATATGGCACCGGAGCAAATTCAAGGGCAAACGGGTGACGCGCGGTCAGACTTATTTTCTTTCGGCATTGTTTTGTATGAAATGTTGGCCGGTGTTAAACCTTTTTTAGGTTTTAATTTAGCGCAAATTACTGACGCTATAACGCAGGGAAAATACACCCCGTTAGCCGAACTTATCGCTGAACGTGAGGCTGAGCGCAAACTTGTTGATAAAAATATTGCGGAAACCGGCGGCAAACCGCCTCAGCTGAGCGTACCTGCTGAACTCATTGCCGTGGTTGATAAGTTACTACAAACACAGCCGGCAAAACGTTATCAAAGTGCAAATGCCTTAGCGCAAGATCTTGCCACCATAGATCAGCAGTTAAGAACAAAAAAAAATTGGTGGCAACAGCAACATTGGCTGACCCAAAGTTTATTTATTTTACCGCTAGTCGCTGTTTTAGGTTGGAGTGTACGCAGCGTTTTATTCCCGCCCAGCACGCAAGAGTTGATTGCTCGGCAGCTGGTTGAAGCAAAGAAGATTGCTTTTTTACCGTTCGATAATATTAGCGGCGATCCGGTGTTACAAATTTTTAGTGACGGTATCGCGACTATGCTCAGTAGTGATTTAGCCGAAGTAGGTTATCAGCAAGGTGATGGTAGCACTTGGGTATTACCAACAAGTGAAATTAGACAACTTGACGACCCGAGCGTTAGTGGAATTTATAATAAATATGGTGTCGATACTATAGTCACCGGCAGTATTCAGCATATGGGATCTACGCGCAGTTTGCATTTGAGCTTAGTGAATGGCGCTGATGGTCGGCAGTTAAAGTCTATCCAGCTGACTTTAGATGCAAATAATTTATTCGCCGCGCAAAGCGACATTCGCCAACAGGTGATGAACTTGCTCGGTTGGCAAATACCAGCAGAGTTAACCGCTCGGTTTGCTGCGCAAAAACCGGCCTTTGATGGTGCTTATAAACACTATTTAGCTGGCCGAGGCTATCTATATCGCTTTGATCACGAAGACAATATTGCTAAGGCATTGGCTGCTTTTAATGCGGCGATCAGTCTCGACCCTAACTATGGCGATGCCTATGTCGGGCTAGCAGAGTCACAGTTACGTCATTTTATTGAATCAAATGATGCGACTCAACTGCTGCCAATGGCGGCAACGGTTGAGCAGTTGAAAAAAGTCAATGGCCAGCATAATTTGCTCAGTTATTTACAAGCTGAGCTGAGCCTTAACCAAGGTGATTATGCCCAAGCGGTAGAATTATTCAAAAAAAGTATAGGGTTACAACCACGATTTTTAAAAGCCTATGCTGGCCTTTCTGATGCCTATATAGAGTTAAATGAAATTAAAATGGCTGAAGACATTTTATTGCAAGCGTTTAAGTTGATGCCAAATAATACGACCGTTATAGCAAACGTGGGAGCTCTTCATTATAATAATGGTGAGTATAATCGAGCAATAAATTATTTTGAATTATTAGCACAACAAGTACCCAATAACTATATTGCTCACCTTAATATCAGTGCTTGCCATTACCTTTTAGGTGATACTGAACAGGCTATTATAGCTGCAGAGAAGTCCATATCAATTCAACCAAATGCCGATGGTTTTGCTAACCTTGGTACCTACTACTTTATGTTAAAAGATTTTAATAAAGCAGTAGAAGCGTATGAGCAGATGATCGCTTTAAATGATAGTGACTATATTAATTGGGGTAATTTAGCCGATGCTTATCGCTTTGCAAATAATTCTAAATATATAGGAGCTTTTCGGCAAGCAATAATCCTTAGTGAACAAGCTGTTGTGTTAAATCCCAATAACAAAAATGCTATAGCCTCATCAGCATATTATTATGCCAATTTAGATAATGTTGATAAAACACAGTTTTACGCCAAAGAGATCGATAAAAAAGATACCGGTGCTGATAATTTCCTCATTGCTGCCGCCTATGTTCGCTTAAATATGAAAAAAGCGGCGATTAAGCATATAAAATCTGCTATGAATAAGAATTATTCACTAGCTGAGGTTGCTAATTCACCGCTTTTTGATGATTTAAAAGAGGATCCTGAGTACCTAAAAATGTTGATAATAAATTAA